ACCCCTGCCCCTGTCTCTGTTCTGGGTCAAACAGGCAGCAACTGGTGCGGAAAAGGGCTTTGCAAGACACAATATTTACTGAAtgggtgtttaaaaaaacaaaagcagcaccTTGGGCTGAACAGTAGTGCTGTCAGACCACAGCACCCACCGGAGGatcatgagatggtttggggcggaggggacctcaaagcccatcccgttccagcctctgccatgggcagggacacctcccactggatcagcacCACCTGTTGCTGCGCTCCCACgtgttttttccttaaatctgATTTCCTATTCACAGCTGTGAATTTGTTTGTAGAGGGAGATGTGCTGGTTCCCCGTTCACGCACACACGCTCACAACCATCAGCCACTTCACTGGGAACCGAAATCCTGCCACTGAAACTCTTACCCAGCCCAAAGCACagcaatgtttttcttaaaaaaaatccctatgtTGTGATTCTCTCCAAAGGAGCCGGGGGATTTCCGGTGGCTCCCTGGCTTTGCTGTCAAACAGCTGCAGCTTTTATcatgtattgattttttttccttctgattcgGGGCGTTCCCACACCGTAAcacgcacacagacacacagaggcGAGGCTGCTCGGCAGCAGCACGAGCTGCAGCTCCCTGTCGGCACGAAGCCAGTCAGGTGTTTGCCACCGCAGCCCCACGCGCTCCACCTCAGACTGAGCAGGCGTCTTCAATGTGTGCTCCAACGAATGCTCTGACAAAAGGTTCTGCTCACTCTGACGCTGGCCAGGAGGGGTATTTAATAGCACTTGGCTCCAGATAACATGGAACGGTTACAATGGTTGATGGTTGGCACTGTCTCCGTTACAACAGCATAGGCCCAGGACTCGGTCACAAGGTTGAGTTGGTGTCCCTGTCACTGTGTCAGACCAGGGCGCTCCTACTCCCCGCAGCCATGGATGCAGGGAGGGCacctctggagctgcagcagggctgctcctctgctcccacagcCTGACACGTTTCGCAGGGCCCCGCCGCTCCCAGCAGCTGAGCCGGCGCAGCTCTCACAGACCTCTGCCCGCACCCCATGGGGAAACTCCTCCACAGCCTCGTAGCCGCACTTGGGCCTTATGGAGAGTTATGTTTCCCGGAGTATGGAAGATGCATCATCAAGAGGAAGACTGACCCCCTCGAGCTCACGCCGACTCATTAGATTTCATATAATCACAGTATTAAACGttaaaaaccccaacaaaccaACCCATCCTTGTTGATACCAACACATTATTGAATTGAGCGACCGCCCACAGAGCATCAGCTGACGACATCCACATCCTGACACTGCAGAGTTAAACAAGACTACGAGCATCCTCAGACCCAGTCGCGCTCCCTGCAACAGAGGGGTTTGAAACCAATTGGGCCAAGAGCACTGCTTTAAGAGGGCCTTTGGCAGCCGCCAGCGCGTCTGCTCGGGCACGGGGAGCAGGGCAAGGCGGCCTCTGGTTCTCCCAGGACTTTGCTCACTTGCCTAAACCAAAcgacccccccacccccgcaaCTTAACCTTTCCAATGCAGTGGTCGTTATCCCGcacatttttctgtaaactCCTAAAATCTACAGGCATCATTTCAAAAAATAACAATATCCCCAAACTGTGTGGATTTTAACCCAAGTTGAAGTAGTGACCGCCCGCTGCGGAGCGAGCAGAAGCGCCGGCGGCCCAGCTTCTCTCCTGAACTGCCTGGTACCACAGACAGAAAAGGTGATGGAACCTTCCCAGCTTACATTCCAAATTCCCAGGGTTTCCTGCAGTCGCAGATGGGTTCCTTGCAGTAACGCCACCTTTTCAGCCAGCcgtgtttgtctcttctttttaaGCCTGAAAATAAGTTTCAACTTTAGCAAAAGCAATTTTGCTGTTTGCCTTTCAATAAAGGGTTTGGGATAGCGCAATGCAATGGGCTGCGCCAGCGGGCACCGGCCGCTTGCCAAACCCTTTGTACCTTTGTGTTACCTCACACAGGCCCAGAAGGGTTTcccttaaatgattttttttcctcctgctttttttttccccttttataaAAACTGTGAATGTCAACCTCATTGTTGTCCTTCCCTGGAACTTCTGAGCCGTGTGCTCTCAGACCTCACAGGGCTGAACACGGACCCGACTCCAAGTATTAACTGTACTTTTTTTGCTGTGTATAAAACCCACTTAAATCTTTGATTAGGGTTTTCTTCCTGGGAAGCTTCCATCCTCAAATCAATAAGAATGCATCCGGCCTcaaattcacaaaataaaaagcaaacaggacagaaaaaaataaagacacagaTCCCCCCCTTCAGTCTCTCGCACAGCACAAAGAACCCCCCGCTTTCCTCTCGCCCTGCAGGACGCAGGGGCAGAGGAGGTGCAGGAGGCCGGGAGGATCAcctcccagctcctggcagcGGGGAACCGGCCCTTCCCGGGCCACAAAAACTAGGATACCGCACAAGTTTAGAAATCCATCAGTGAACAAGGCTTTACTGACAACTTTTcatacagttaaaaaataaaaatacagaacaacaGCGGACAGTGTCACATATTAAAAACGAATAAAATGGGCTCTATTTAAATggtattaaaattaattaggaaCTAAAAATCTTACCACTTTGGTCGAGGCATTTTGAGCCTCCACCAAAATGATCGGCCTTAAAAACAACTGGGTTGTGtgacacacaaagaaaacatggaagtgGGAAAGACAGTGTGGGCTAGGCAGTGTCTTTGACTATAACTATCACCATGTGTTCTTCTTCTAACTTCCCCAATGTCCTTAGTGCTGACTGGAGGTACTGCTGCGAGAATTCACACGGAGGGAACGCGTAAAGCATGCCTGTGCTGTCCCTGCCCTTCGCCCCTCCCACGGGCAGGCTGATAACCCCGGCAGCCTGCTTCTGTTTCAAGTAGGAGACCAGATTCCTGAGAAGCCGTCGCTGCAAGCCAGGCTCTACAACAGGGAAGGTCCCCTCGGCCCCTGCTGCGGCCGGGGCGGACTGGGTGGCCAGGAGCACGGCGTAGCCGTTGGGGCTGCCTTGTTTGATACGGCGAGTGACTTCATCCAGCTTGGGCTGGTCGAGCCGGAGTCTCTGAGCGATTTTGAGCTGCGTTAACTTCCCGCCGGATGAATGGTCTTTGAGGAGTCCGTTGATGACCCCGAGGTCTCCCTCCAGGATGTGCATAGAGGTGGGGAAGCAGCTGTTTTTTAGCACAAGAAGCCCGTTCCAAGCAAGCTGCAGCGTCTGAGCGTACTCCGATAAATTCTTTAGCTTTTTGGTCTCAGATTTTGGCTCCTCGTGAGTTTTTGATTCCGATTCACCAGTTCGATGATTGCGTTCGCTGTCCCGTTTTTTGGGCTGGGGAGCATCGGCTGCCTCACGATGGGGTTTCTCCTCAGTCGCGTGACGATTGTTCTGAAGGGAGTTGCTCTGCTCTTTCTCGGCTGCGGATTCTGTAGTGTGGTTCTCCTTGCGAGCCCTGTCCGGGCTGCGGTCTAAAGCTGGCCCACCGGCCTTTGTCCTGCTTCTGTCCTCGTAAGGCGAGTGAGTAGTCCTCCCGCGGTCACTGGAAAGACTCCGGCGTTTCCGCCTCTCTTCCCACGGTTTGGGCACACCACGATCGCCGTCGCCGCCCCAGCGCTCTCCGCTCCGGCTACGCACTGACCGGCTGTAGCTCTCCAAGTTGTTTCTGCGTTCGGCATTTTTGGCAGGGCTGGCCCAGTCTGCCTCTGCAAAGCTCCTGTCTCTGTCCGAGTACAGGAGATGCGGAGGAGTCCTATCCCGCACCCTCAAGTCTTGCTCCAGGCTTCTGTGTCGGCCGTACCCGTCAGCCAGCAGTTCATAGTGCATGGGGAGCGGCGCAGGCGGGTACTGCGGTGGGTATCTTGTCTCTTCGGCTTTGGCAAAATCCACTCGGAGCCTCCTCTCCGGTCCGCCCAAGGGAAAACCCCTCATCTGCGCGCACGCGGCCTGGGCAGCATCCAAGCTTTCATACTGGATGTAAGCGAAGCTGTCTCCCTTCACGTAGTCAATAGTCCTGATGCTGCCGAAGCGGTCGAACTCCCTGGCCAGGGCAGCCAGGGAAGTGCTCGGGCCAAGGCCTCCCACCCACAGCCTGGTGGTCGGGTTGGCTTTCCCGTAGCCAATTTTGATAGGGTTCCTGCCGACCACGCGGCCCGACATGGCCACCTTGGCCCGATGCGCCATGTCCAAGTTTTGGAACTTGAGGAAAGCGTAAGCCCCGCCTTGGCCACGGGCAGGGCGCTTGATAACCACCTCTTCAATGATGCCGTACTTCTCAAAGGCGCGTCTCAGCTCCACCTCTGAGACGTTGTGGTCCAGGTTCCCGATGAAGAGGTTGCGGGTGGCTCTCTGATCGTCCTCTGGCATCAGGTCTTCCTCGGCCACAATAGGGTAACTGTAAGGGCGGCCGCGCTCGTCGTACAGCCCGTAGTAATCCAGGGCCCTCTCCCGCTCCCGGGAGAGCCCGATGGCGGCTGCTTCCAAGGCaaaggcggcggcggcggcgtgAGCGTGCCTGGGCCGCGGCTCCCGCAGCAAGGGGCTGGTGACGGGCGAGAGCGATCTCTGCTTGTACTGGTAGGCGCTGTGGATGGGCGGCAGGTAGCCCAGGGGCTCTGGGGAGGGCGCGGGGGGCGGCGTGCGGCTCCTGCGTCCCCCGCGCAGATACACCGGCTCCACTTTGAGCGGCCGATCGTAGAGGAGCAGCTGACGGGCCCGCGCGTGCCGGCGGGCGTCGCGGGCGTCCCCGGGGTGTCGGAAGTTGACGTAGGCGACGCGGCCGAGCTCAGGGGTGTGGGAGAGTTTGACGCTGATGTCGCCGGCTCCCCCGGCCGCGAAGCGCTGGAAGAGGCGGAACAGCCCGTCCTCCAGCAGCTGGTCGGGCAGGGCGGCGCTCAGCCCGCTCACCAGCAGCGTCTTGTACTCGCAGGCGCCCGGCGGCTCCCCGGGCAGCCCGGCCGAGGCGCCCAGCGGCGCCAGCAGCAGCGAGGGCGCGGCGCCCGGCGGCGGCCCGGCCAGCAGCAGCGACGGGGCCACCACGGCTCCCGGCGGCGCCTTGGCCTTGGCCGCGCCGAGCGCCCGCGACGacgacgaggaggaggaggacgacgAGGAGGCGGAGGGGGCGGCCTGGCCGCGGGCGCCCGAGGCCGAGGAGCCGCCGGCGGGGCGGTGGTTGGAGTCGGCGCCGGCGCGCTCATCGCCGCGGTGCCCGCGGGACCCGGAGCCGCCGGTGCCGGCGCCGCCGGGCGCGGGTTTGTCGCGGCCGCTGCGCGACGCGCCCGAGCTGCGGTGCGGGCCCCGCCGGCCGCCGCCGTCCCGCTCGCGCTCGCGGGGCCGcttggcggcggcggcggcggcggcgcggccccccccggcccccggCGGGCTGGAGTCCCGTTCGCCGCCCCGCTTCATGGCGCCGGGCCCCGCCGCTCAGGAGGCGCCTCCGGcggccgccgccatcttggacAAAAGGGAGCGAAGGCGGCTCCGGGCGCCGCGCCGCGCGGGCGCTGCGTCATCGCCGCGCGCCGCGCGTCACCGCCCGCGCGGGGCTGGCGTCATCGCCGCGCGCCTCCCGCCCGCGGGGCACGTGACCGTGAGCGGCCAGTCGGCCCCGGGGGGGCGGGGGTTTGGGGCTGTGTGGTGCGTGGGGCCTGTGGGGCGGAGTTGGGCGTTGGGGAGTGGGGCGGGGGTCGGGGCTTGGGGCTCCTGGTGGTCACGGCCCGGCTCGACCCCGCGCCCCGTTGTTCGTTTATAAACATCCCGTCCCAGCTCCCCGCTC
This DNA window, taken from Cuculus canorus isolate bCucCan1 chromosome 11, bCucCan1.pri, whole genome shotgun sequence, encodes the following:
- the RBM15B gene encoding putative RNA-binding protein 15B, with the translated sequence MKRGGERDSSPPGAGGGRAAAAAAAKRPRERERDGGGRRGPHRSSGASRSGRDKPAPGGAGTGGSGSRGHRGDERAGADSNHRPAGGSSASGARGQAAPSASSSSSSSSSSSRALGAAKAKAPPGAVVAPSLLLAGPPPGAAPSLLLAPLGASAGLPGEPPGACEYKTLLVSGLSAALPDQLLEDGLFRLFQRFAAGGAGDISVKLSHTPELGRVAYVNFRHPGDARDARRHARARQLLLYDRPLKVEPVYLRGGRRSRTPPPAPSPEPLGYLPPIHSAYQYKQRSLSPVTSPLLREPRPRHAHAAAAAFALEAAAIGLSRERERALDYYGLYDERGRPYSYPIVAEEDLMPEDDQRATRNLFIGNLDHNVSEVELRRAFEKYGIIEEVVIKRPARGQGGAYAFLKFQNLDMAHRAKVAMSGRVVGRNPIKIGYGKANPTTRLWVGGLGPSTSLAALAREFDRFGSIRTIDYVKGDSFAYIQYESLDAAQAACAQMRGFPLGGPERRLRVDFAKAEETRYPPQYPPAPLPMHYELLADGYGRHRSLEQDLRVRDRTPPHLLYSDRDRSFAEADWASPAKNAERRNNLESYSRSVRSRSGERWGGDGDRGVPKPWEERRKRRSLSSDRGRTTHSPYEDRSRTKAGGPALDRSPDRARKENHTTESAAEKEQSNSLQNNRHATEEKPHREAADAPQPKKRDSERNHRTGESESKTHEEPKSETKKLKNLSEYAQTLQLAWNGLLVLKNSCFPTSMHILEGDLGVINGLLKDHSSGGKLTQLKIAQRLRLDQPKLDEVTRRIKQGSPNGYAVLLATQSAPAAAGAEGTFPVVEPGLQRRLLRNLVSYLKQKQAAGVISLPVGGAKGRDSTGMLYAFPPCEFSQQYLQSALRTLGKLEEEHMVIVIVKDTA